From a region of the Sporosarcina ureilytica genome:
- the gcvPB gene encoding aminomethyl-transferring glycine dehydrogenase subunit GcvPB produces the protein MLKEDQSLIFEVTKEGRVGYSLPELDVPELDLDDILPAGFKREEPAELPEVSELDIMRHYTALSKRNHGIDSGFYPLGSCTMKYNPKINEAVARFPGFANIHPLQDESTVQGAMALMYDLQEHLVEITGMDEITLQPAAGAHGEWTALMMIRAFHESNGDHHRTKVIVPDSAHGTNPASATVAGYDTVTVKTNEKGLVDLEDLKSVVGEDTAALMLTNPNTLGLFEEEIVEMAKIVHGVGGKLYYDGANLNAVMSKARPGDMGFDAVHLNLHKTFTGPHGGGGPGSGPVGVHKDLAPFLPKPVLVKKDDVYTFEYDRPQAIGRVKPFYGNFGINVRAYTYIRSMGPDGLKAVTENAVLNANYMMRKLEPYFDLPYTQHCKHEFVLSGRRQKQLGVRTLDMAKRLLDFGYHPPTIYFPLNVEEGMMIEPTETESKETLDAFIDAMIQIAKEAEENPEIVQTAPHTTVVSRLDETRAARSPVLRYTKA, from the coding sequence ATGCTTAAAGAAGACCAATCATTAATTTTCGAAGTGACAAAAGAAGGTCGCGTCGGCTATAGTTTACCAGAACTCGATGTACCAGAACTCGATCTTGATGACATATTGCCAGCAGGTTTCAAACGTGAAGAACCAGCGGAACTACCGGAAGTATCCGAGTTAGATATTATGCGTCACTATACAGCATTATCCAAACGTAACCATGGGATTGACTCTGGGTTTTATCCACTTGGCTCTTGTACGATGAAGTATAACCCTAAAATAAATGAAGCTGTTGCACGTTTCCCAGGATTTGCAAACATTCACCCGCTTCAAGATGAGTCAACCGTACAAGGTGCGATGGCACTTATGTATGACTTACAAGAACATTTAGTGGAAATTACGGGGATGGATGAAATTACACTTCAACCAGCCGCAGGTGCGCACGGCGAATGGACTGCATTAATGATGATTCGCGCATTTCACGAATCAAATGGTGACCATCACCGTACAAAAGTAATTGTTCCCGACTCTGCACACGGAACAAACCCAGCTTCCGCAACAGTTGCAGGTTATGATACAGTGACAGTTAAAACAAATGAAAAAGGTCTTGTAGACTTAGAAGATTTAAAGAGTGTTGTTGGAGAGGATACGGCTGCACTTATGCTGACAAATCCAAACACATTAGGTCTATTTGAAGAAGAAATCGTTGAAATGGCAAAAATTGTGCACGGCGTTGGCGGTAAGTTGTATTATGACGGTGCAAACTTAAACGCGGTTATGTCGAAAGCACGTCCTGGCGATATGGGCTTTGACGCAGTTCACTTAAACTTGCATAAGACATTCACAGGTCCACACGGTGGTGGAGGACCAGGGTCAGGTCCAGTAGGTGTGCATAAAGACTTGGCACCTTTCTTACCAAAACCAGTTTTAGTGAAAAAAGACGATGTGTATACATTTGAATACGACCGTCCGCAAGCAATTGGTCGAGTGAAGCCGTTCTACGGAAACTTTGGCATTAACGTGCGTGCATATACGTATATTCGTTCAATGGGTCCAGACGGCTTAAAGGCAGTAACAGAAAATGCTGTTTTAAACGCTAACTATATGATGCGCAAACTAGAACCTTATTTCGATTTGCCGTATACTCAGCATTGTAAACATGAGTTTGTTCTTTCAGGTCGTCGTCAAAAGCAATTAGGCGTTCGAACATTAGATATGGCGAAACGACTACTCGATTTTGGGTACCATCCACCAACAATCTACTTCCCACTGAACGTTGAGGAAGGCATGATGATTGAGCCGACGGAAACAGAATCGAAAGAAACGTTAGATGCATTTATCGATGCGATGATTCAAATTGCAAAAGAGGCTGAAGAGAATCCGGAAATTGTTCAAACAGCTCCACACACAACAGTTGTGAGTCGTCTTGATGAAACGAGAGCAGCAAGAAGTCCAGTTCTTCGTTATACGAAAGCTTAA
- the gcvPA gene encoding aminomethyl-transferring glycine dehydrogenase subunit GcvPA, with protein MKHRYIPMTETDRQEMMDVIGISSVDELFEAIPEEVRFKGEYNIKKAKSESSLTKELAKLAAQNADTGRYASFLGAGVYDHYKPIIVDHVISRSEFYTAYTPYQPEISQGELQAIFEYQTMICELTGMDIANSSMYDGGTALAEAGTLAAGHTRRKKILVSETVHPESRDVVLSYATGQSVEVVTIPQKDGVTDLEKLEELVDDSTAAVLVQYPNFFGQIEDIQKIGEIAHASKGLLVVSSNPLALGVLTPPGKLGADITVGDAQPFGIPESFGGPHCGYFAVTKKLMRKLPGRLVGETVDEEGKRGYVLTLQAREQHIRRDKATSNICSNQALNALAASVAMTALGKVGTQEIAYQNIVKTRYAKDAFEKAGFKVVFDQAHFNEIVVDLKVPVKQVNDYLFDQDIIGGYDLGLKFDELKNHALIAVTEQRTKEEIDALIQHTVACVRETEALNA; from the coding sequence ATGAAGCATCGTTATATACCAATGACGGAAACAGATCGTCAAGAAATGATGGACGTCATCGGAATTTCTTCGGTGGATGAATTATTCGAGGCGATTCCGGAAGAAGTCCGATTTAAAGGCGAATACAACATAAAAAAAGCGAAGTCTGAATCTTCATTAACGAAAGAATTGGCGAAACTCGCTGCTCAAAACGCAGATACCGGTCGTTATGCATCCTTTTTAGGTGCAGGCGTATATGATCATTATAAACCAATTATTGTTGACCACGTCATTTCACGTTCGGAGTTTTATACAGCATATACACCCTATCAACCAGAAATTTCTCAAGGTGAGCTACAAGCAATCTTTGAATACCAAACAATGATTTGTGAATTAACAGGTATGGATATTGCAAACTCATCTATGTATGACGGAGGAACAGCATTAGCTGAAGCAGGTACGTTAGCAGCTGGTCACACACGTAGAAAGAAAATTTTAGTTTCAGAAACAGTTCATCCTGAATCACGTGATGTCGTTTTATCTTATGCGACTGGTCAATCAGTAGAAGTCGTAACAATCCCACAAAAAGACGGGGTTACGGATCTAGAAAAATTAGAGGAGTTAGTGGATGATTCAACGGCGGCGGTACTTGTTCAATATCCGAACTTCTTTGGACAAATTGAAGATATTCAAAAAATCGGTGAGATTGCCCATGCATCTAAAGGTTTATTAGTTGTATCATCAAATCCACTTGCACTAGGCGTACTCACACCTCCAGGAAAACTAGGGGCGGATATTACTGTCGGAGACGCACAACCATTCGGTATCCCAGAATCATTTGGTGGACCGCATTGTGGATATTTTGCTGTAACGAAAAAATTAATGCGTAAATTACCGGGACGTCTGGTTGGTGAAACTGTCGACGAGGAAGGAAAACGAGGTTATGTGCTTACACTTCAAGCACGTGAACAACATATTCGTCGAGATAAAGCGACATCCAACATTTGTTCGAACCAGGCATTAAATGCACTTGCTGCTTCTGTTGCCATGACGGCACTTGGTAAAGTAGGTACGCAAGAAATTGCTTATCAGAACATCGTGAAAACACGTTATGCGAAAGATGCATTTGAAAAGGCTGGATTCAAAGTGGTATTTGATCAAGCACACTTCAACGAAATTGTAGTTGACTTGAAGGTACCAGTGAAACAAGTGAATGATTATTTATTCGACCAAGATATTATCGGTGGTTATGACCTGGGATTGAAATTTGATGAATTAAAGAACCATGCACTAATCGCAGTTACTGAACAACGTACAAAAGAAGAAATCGATGCACTTATCCAACATACAGTTGCTTGTGTACGAGAAACGGAGGCCCTCAATGCTTAA
- the gcvT gene encoding glycine cleavage system aminomethyltransferase GcvT: MIGGREILTKTLKRTVLFEQYAKHGGKTIDFGGWDLPVQFSSIKAEHEAVRTKAGLFDVSHMGEVLVTGKGSLPYLQKMMTNDVSKLKIGQAQYTAMCYENGGTVDDLLIYKRDEDNYLLVVNASNLEKDLDWMNEHITEDVVIEDQSSDYALLALQGPRAEAILQSLTTEPLNDIKFFRFKEDVEICGQKVLISRTGYTGEDGFELYASPESIVVLWDAILMAGEHEGLVPAGLGARDTLRFEAGLPLYGQELSKDITPLEAGLGFVVKLNKEEDFIGKEALRDQKENGVPRKLVGIEMIDKGIPRTGYQVFLNDVEIGEVTTGTQSPTLNKNIGFALLKSEHATEGTEVIVQVRKRQLKAVIVKTPFYKR, from the coding sequence ATGATAGGAGGAAGAGAAATATTGACTAAAACGTTAAAGCGAACAGTTTTATTTGAACAATACGCAAAACACGGTGGAAAAACAATTGATTTCGGCGGTTGGGATTTACCTGTTCAGTTCTCAAGTATTAAAGCTGAGCACGAGGCGGTTAGAACAAAGGCTGGATTGTTTGATGTGTCACATATGGGTGAGGTCCTTGTCACTGGAAAAGGCTCTCTGCCTTATTTACAGAAAATGATGACAAATGATGTGTCTAAACTGAAAATCGGGCAAGCCCAATATACGGCAATGTGTTATGAAAATGGCGGGACGGTTGATGACCTTTTAATCTATAAAAGAGATGAAGATAACTATTTACTCGTCGTCAATGCATCTAACCTTGAAAAAGATCTTGACTGGATGAATGAACATATAACTGAGGATGTTGTAATCGAAGACCAATCATCCGATTATGCATTACTCGCTTTACAAGGGCCACGTGCGGAAGCGATTCTCCAATCATTAACAACTGAGCCACTTAATGATATTAAGTTTTTTCGATTTAAAGAAGACGTTGAAATTTGTGGTCAAAAAGTACTGATTTCTCGTACAGGTTATACAGGTGAAGATGGCTTTGAACTCTACGCCTCACCTGAATCTATTGTCGTTTTATGGGATGCCATCTTAATGGCAGGTGAACATGAAGGTCTTGTGCCTGCCGGACTTGGGGCACGTGATACACTTCGTTTTGAAGCGGGATTACCTTTATACGGACAAGAACTTTCCAAAGATATTACACCGCTTGAAGCAGGACTTGGTTTTGTCGTGAAATTAAATAAAGAAGAAGATTTCATTGGAAAAGAAGCGCTTCGCGATCAAAAAGAAAATGGGGTTCCACGCAAACTCGTTGGTATCGAAATGATTGATAAAGGTATTCCGCGTACGGGCTATCAAGTATTCTTGAACGATGTAGAAATTGGAGAAGTGACGACAGGTACTCAGTCGCCTACATTAAATAAAAACATTGGATTTGCGCTTTTGAAATCAGAGCATGCAACAGAAGGTACAGAAGTGATTGTTCAAGTGCGAAAAAGACAACTAAAAGCGGTCATTGTTAAAACACCATTTTATAAACGTTAA
- a CDS encoding shikimate kinase, giving the protein MKRVYLVGFMGSGKSAIGKRLSFATKLPFYDMDTEIERKMGMSIPRIFELYGEAYFRELETEFLRNFRDEYCIIATGGGVAMRRENREIMRKTGLVFFLNAPFRDIWRRIATDKNRPIVQRSTRAELEKLYYDRKPYYLRAGHFKVETERRSLLDITTYIVFQINRLRSDD; this is encoded by the coding sequence GTGAAAAGGGTATACTTAGTTGGGTTTATGGGGTCAGGAAAAAGTGCGATAGGTAAAAGGTTAAGTTTTGCTACTAAATTACCGTTTTATGATATGGATACTGAAATCGAGCGAAAGATGGGCATGTCAATCCCACGTATATTCGAACTATACGGAGAAGCGTATTTTCGAGAGTTGGAGACAGAGTTTTTAAGGAATTTCCGTGATGAATACTGTATTATTGCAACGGGCGGTGGCGTAGCAATGCGTAGAGAAAATCGGGAAATTATGAGGAAAACAGGTCTTGTGTTTTTCTTAAATGCTCCATTTCGGGATATTTGGCGAAGAATCGCGACCGATAAAAATCGACCGATTGTACAAAGGTCCACTAGGGCGGAACTTGAGAAGTTATATTATGATCGTAAACCGTATTATTTAAGGGCGGGTCATTTTAAAGTAGAGACTGAGCGGCGATCACTGCTTGATATTACAACGTACATCGTTTTTCAAATTAATCGTTTGCGTAGCGATGACTAA
- the comGF gene encoding competence type IV pilus minor pilin ComGF: MYRIRRITNQEGYTLLESIFQVMIFALFAQLFSLFFYWKGPIERQYTDHSAIAWEMFAADFQAELTTIQSLEVHQNGDGIHFRTDRGLIAIEQRNHVIRKSIDGLGHVPFLTNISSVQFSLHHPLLVVYVTMQDGTRKERDFIIGDYSR, translated from the coding sequence GTGTATCGAATCCGCCGCATAACTAATCAGGAAGGCTATACGCTTCTAGAAAGTATATTTCAAGTAATGATTTTCGCTTTGTTTGCACAATTATTTTCATTGTTTTTTTATTGGAAAGGCCCTATTGAACGTCAGTATACGGACCATTCCGCTATCGCTTGGGAAATGTTTGCTGCTGATTTTCAAGCTGAATTAACAACAATACAATCGCTTGAGGTCCATCAGAATGGTGATGGGATTCACTTTCGGACGGATAGGGGACTTATTGCAATTGAACAAAGGAATCATGTTATTCGAAAATCCATAGACGGACTTGGACATGTTCCTTTTTTGACAAATATTTCTTCAGTCCAATTTTCATTACATCATCCCCTACTAGTAGTTTATGTGACTATGCAAGATGGAACTCGAAAGGAGCGCGATTTTATAATTGGAGATTACTCACGATGA
- a CDS encoding type II secretion system protein, which translates to MSKNTSRKKNDSQQGFTLIEMTFVLSIVILLTAIIMPLGNKWFQSAAEEDAIASIIATIYSLQSYSMAYNELTRLSFKSSGTQTMYIALVPGKRELSKRLLPEGMYVSDSSALKQVEFLGNGNIVQSGVLTIVGKTGKTAITFQFQRGRMIISESERVLLAGSNSHNNNTFRYIWYTFAGRHTYDRHHA; encoded by the coding sequence ATGTCAAAAAATACTTCACGTAAAAAGAATGACAGTCAACAGGGCTTTACATTAATTGAAATGACTTTTGTACTGTCTATCGTTATTTTATTGACAGCTATAATCATGCCGTTGGGAAATAAATGGTTTCAATCGGCAGCTGAAGAGGATGCAATAGCTTCAATTATAGCAACAATCTACAGCTTGCAAAGTTACTCGATGGCATATAATGAATTGACGCGTTTAAGTTTTAAAAGTTCAGGAACGCAAACAATGTACATAGCTCTTGTTCCTGGCAAAAGAGAGTTATCCAAGAGGTTATTACCAGAAGGGATGTATGTATCTGATTCAAGTGCATTAAAACAAGTAGAATTTCTCGGGAACGGTAATATTGTGCAATCTGGCGTGTTAACGATTGTAGGCAAAACAGGTAAAACGGCAATCACATTTCAATTTCAACGGGGAAGGATGATTATTAGTGAATCAGAAAGGGTACTCTTGGCCGGAAGCAATTCTCACAATAACAATACTTTCCGTTATATTTGGTACACTTTTGCCGGTCGCCACACATATGACAGGCACCATGCATAA
- the comGC gene encoding competence type IV pilus major pilin ComGC translates to MRKALNQRGFSLIEMMIVLLIISVLILIAIPNVTKHSQKIDEKGCDAYIAMVQGQVEAYKMDTHQYPSDLATLADTEYFEGTPQCPDGSDLKITNGKVSKNGGS, encoded by the coding sequence ATGAGAAAAGCGTTGAATCAAAGGGGTTTTTCTTTAATCGAGATGATGATCGTGTTACTGATTATTTCTGTATTAATATTAATCGCGATTCCAAATGTTACGAAACACTCGCAAAAAATTGATGAGAAAGGGTGCGATGCATATATTGCGATGGTACAAGGTCAAGTGGAGGCATATAAAATGGACACACACCAATATCCTAGTGATTTAGCGACTTTGGCGGATACCGAGTACTTTGAGGGAACTCCGCAGTGTCCGGATGGATCAGATTTAAAGATTACGAATGGAAAAGTTAGTAAAAATGGTGGAAGTTAA
- the comGB gene encoding competence type IV pilus assembly protein ComGB: MKNSRVVKQKAIQISERPVFLARIAELLNEGYTFSDAINLILPHHTLDYENVIRQIEEAFRRGLGVSAILGKFGFSDTLILSVIIAEKNGHLADVLQVLSKQLEKVEEAKRKLKNLLAYPLTLFVFIAALLMGFRNFFLPNMEALSRSRQGDMSAMSTLLPKLVSLLPDMIFGTAIFIAVTIMSLLFYYRKLSPINKIKFIQKIPVVRHWIFQWKSQQFARELGSLLESGMSIQDALEVLIQQNVDPVLGEIARNVKEYLIFGEPFHAAIALVDGLTKEFSSFAKHGEASGHLAKELLIYSAHLEESLHRKMTKGLALLQPALFSLIAICILAAYVALLLPIYNMLDTI, encoded by the coding sequence ATGAAAAATAGTCGTGTTGTTAAACAGAAAGCTATTCAAATTTCAGAAAGACCGGTTTTCTTAGCCAGAATCGCCGAGTTATTGAATGAAGGCTATACATTTTCAGATGCCATTAATCTGATATTACCGCATCATACATTGGATTATGAAAATGTGATTAGACAGATTGAAGAGGCTTTTCGAAGGGGGTTAGGGGTTTCTGCAATTTTAGGTAAGTTTGGGTTTTCTGACACCCTAATATTATCGGTGATCATAGCCGAGAAGAATGGTCACTTAGCGGATGTATTACAAGTACTATCTAAACAGCTTGAAAAAGTCGAGGAAGCAAAAAGGAAATTAAAAAATCTACTAGCCTATCCCTTAACTTTATTTGTTTTTATTGCGGCTTTGCTAATGGGGTTTCGCAATTTCTTTTTGCCGAATATGGAAGCACTGTCACGCTCGCGGCAAGGAGATATGTCTGCAATGAGTACTTTGCTACCAAAACTGGTCTCTTTATTGCCAGATATGATTTTCGGCACGGCAATTTTTATAGCAGTCACGATAATGAGTTTATTATTTTATTATCGTAAACTTTCACCCATAAATAAAATAAAATTCATCCAGAAAATTCCCGTTGTTCGTCATTGGATATTTCAGTGGAAATCTCAACAATTTGCAAGGGAACTAGGAAGCTTGTTGGAATCCGGCATGTCTATTCAAGATGCACTGGAGGTATTGATTCAACAAAACGTAGATCCGGTACTGGGGGAAATTGCTAGAAATGTGAAAGAATATTTGATATTTGGGGAACCGTTTCATGCAGCGATTGCACTCGTTGATGGATTAACGAAAGAGTTTTCTTCGTTTGCCAAACATGGAGAAGCAAGTGGCCATTTAGCAAAGGAACTGCTCATTTATAGTGCACATTTAGAGGAATCCTTACATCGTAAAATGACAAAAGGGTTAGCGCTTCTTCAGCCTGCTTTGTTTAGTCTGATAGCGATATGCATATTAGCCGCTTACGTCGCTCTGTTATTACCGATATACAATATGTTAGATACAATTTGA
- the comGA gene encoding competence type IV pilus ATPase ComGA: protein MDKKENVIERRCNNLLEQAVLENATDVHLIPSSKGYDVNFNQGAKLTKVGSLPPQLADRMISFYKFLSSLDISDKRKPQSGSFHKMMHEENFSFRVSTIPAIHYQESVVIRIQKHNRIVPIEQLCLEKEWADTLRQATAMPQGLILLSGPTGSGKTTTMYSLTSHCAHNLNRHVITLEDPVENKHAHLLQIQVNESAGMTYSTGLKAILRHSPDVIMLGEIRDSETAKIAVSASLTGHLVFSTVHSKDPVGTIYRMLDFGVSLEELRQTVICISTQRLIIKKNGEMGAVFEMIANEAIEVVLDSIKKGERFTYPVEKKMTLLLQKYSQSQSNNEK, encoded by the coding sequence ATGGATAAAAAAGAAAATGTAATTGAGAGAAGATGTAATAATCTACTTGAACAAGCTGTCTTAGAAAATGCAACAGATGTTCATCTTATTCCATCAAGTAAAGGGTATGATGTAAATTTTAATCAAGGGGCAAAACTAACAAAAGTCGGCTCGCTACCTCCCCAACTGGCGGACCGAATGATTTCATTCTATAAATTTCTATCTTCTTTAGATATAAGCGACAAACGCAAACCCCAAAGCGGTTCCTTTCACAAAATGATGCATGAAGAAAACTTTTCTTTTAGAGTATCGACAATCCCTGCTATTCATTATCAAGAAAGTGTTGTTATTCGAATACAAAAACATAATCGTATTGTACCTATCGAGCAATTATGTCTGGAAAAAGAATGGGCGGACACTTTGCGTCAAGCAACCGCCATGCCACAAGGGCTTATTTTACTCAGTGGTCCAACTGGAAGTGGCAAGACAACAACGATGTATTCTCTAACATCGCATTGTGCCCACAATTTAAATAGACATGTTATTACACTAGAAGATCCAGTGGAAAATAAACATGCACACTTACTTCAAATTCAGGTTAATGAAAGTGCTGGCATGACTTATTCTACTGGGTTAAAAGCAATCCTGAGACATTCGCCAGATGTCATTATGCTAGGCGAAATCAGGGATAGTGAAACAGCTAAAATTGCAGTGTCTGCCTCTTTGACAGGTCATTTAGTATTTTCGACAGTGCATTCAAAAGATCCAGTTGGAACAATTTATAGAATGTTAGATTTTGGCGTTTCATTGGAAGAGTTACGACAAACGGTGATTTGCATTTCAACTCAACGTCTAATTATCAAGAAAAATGGTGAAATGGGGGCAGTTTTTGAAATGATTGCAAATGAAGCAATTGAAGTTGTATTAGATTCTATCAAGAAAGGAGAGCGATTTACGTATCCGGTTGAGAAAAAAATGACGCTACTTCTTCAAAAATATAGTCAATCGCAATCTAACAATGAAAAATAG
- a CDS encoding DUF2626 domain-containing protein has product MDNMFKLLGWWTGVFAVLFYAGDMIPASLLFVASTVFFLLLGYLNLTERMYMYMFGAYLMVFMVGFSYYATFIHVPGAGH; this is encoded by the coding sequence ATGGATAACATGTTCAAGCTATTAGGCTGGTGGACAGGTGTATTCGCGGTATTGTTCTACGCTGGTGATATGATACCTGCTTCGCTTCTATTTGTCGCAAGTACTGTTTTCTTTTTACTTCTTGGCTATTTAAACCTAACAGAGCGTATGTACATGTACATGTTCGGAGCTTATTTGATGGTGTTTATGGTTGGCTTTAGTTACTATGCAACTTTTATTCACGTACCAGGTGCCGGACATTAA
- a CDS encoding MBL fold metallo-hydrolase encodes MLKVTNFPLGPVQTNCYIIRDEHNNCLIIDPGEESNKIITHIEQASLKPIAILLTHGHFDHIGAVDAVRDHFKIPVYIHENEQHTLTDPEQNGSTRYPGLPLVRNRAADHLISMEGMMEVGPFTFETRYTPGHSPGSVSFVFLEDGFAVVGDTLFQGSVGRTDLPGGDTETLLSSIHNKLLTLGEDIVIYPGHGPSTTPAFEMNDNPFLNGF; translated from the coding sequence ATGTTAAAAGTAACAAATTTTCCACTCGGGCCAGTGCAAACAAATTGCTACATTATTCGAGACGAGCACAATAATTGTTTAATTATCGATCCGGGTGAGGAAAGCAATAAAATAATTACACATATCGAGCAGGCAAGTTTAAAACCGATAGCGATTTTATTAACACATGGTCATTTCGATCATATTGGTGCAGTTGATGCCGTACGTGACCATTTTAAGATTCCTGTCTATATCCATGAAAATGAGCAACATACGTTAACAGACCCTGAGCAAAACGGCTCTACAAGATATCCAGGACTTCCGCTTGTCAGAAACAGGGCGGCAGACCATTTAATTAGCATGGAAGGAATGATGGAAGTCGGGCCCTTTACATTTGAAACACGTTATACACCAGGACATTCTCCGGGCAGTGTATCATTTGTATTTCTAGAAGACGGTTTTGCAGTAGTAGGCGATACGTTGTTTCAAGGAAGTGTCGGTAGAACTGACTTACCAGGTGGCGACACTGAAACGCTACTTAGTTCTATTCATAACAAACTATTGACATTAGGTGAAGACATTGTCATTTATCCAGGGCACGGACCATCAACAACTCCAGCCTTCGAAATGAACGATAACCCCTTTTTAAACGGTTTTTAA
- a CDS encoding DUF2759 domain-containing protein, whose product MNLLMVIFGLVGIFAAIGTVQAFKERNILSIVFNLGACVVFGGFTIATIITQGYPPTM is encoded by the coding sequence ATGAACTTATTAATGGTCATTTTTGGTCTAGTAGGTATTTTTGCAGCAATTGGTACGGTTCAAGCATTTAAAGAACGTAATATTTTGAGTATCGTGTTCAACTTAGGAGCTTGCGTTGTTTTCGGAGGCTTCACAATTGCGACGATAATTACTCAAGGTTATCCGCCAACAATGTAA